In Fructilactobacillus cliffordii, a single genomic region encodes these proteins:
- a CDS encoding thymidine kinase codes for MAQLFFRYGTMNSGKSIEIIKVAHNYEEQGKRVVLLTSALDTREERGMIESRIGLNRTAIAIDPDANAYEIVKEQANLIDRPISCVLVDEAQFLEKHHILELARIVDELRIPVMAFGLKNDFQNHLFSGSKYLLLYADKLEEMKTICWFCEKKATMNLRLHEGQPVYEGEQVVMGGNESYYPVCRTHYQHPPL; via the coding sequence GTGGCACAGCTTTTCTTTCGTTACGGCACCATGAACAGTGGAAAATCAATTGAGATTATCAAAGTGGCGCATAACTATGAAGAACAAGGAAAACGCGTGGTCCTACTCACGAGCGCGTTAGATACCAGGGAAGAGCGAGGCATGATTGAATCGCGGATTGGGCTGAATCGCACGGCCATTGCCATTGATCCAGATGCAAATGCTTACGAGATTGTCAAAGAACAAGCAAATTTGATTGACCGACCCATTAGCTGCGTGCTGGTGGACGAAGCTCAGTTTTTAGAAAAGCACCATATTTTAGAACTTGCCCGCATCGTGGATGAACTACGTATCCCAGTGATGGCGTTCGGGTTAAAGAATGACTTTCAGAACCACTTATTTTCGGGTTCCAAGTACCTGCTTTTATATGCAGATAAGCTAGAAGAGATGAAAACCATTTGTTGGTTTTGTGAAAAGAAAGCAACGATGAATCTGCGGCTCCACGAAGGCCAACCGGTTTATGAAGGAGAACAGGTGGTGATGGGTGGCAACGAGTCTTACTATCCGGTCTGCCGGACTCACTATCAGCATCCACCCCTGTAA
- the glyA gene encoding serine hydroxymethyltransferase, which produces MTEEYQRLDPQLWDAIQNEGIRQEDTIELIASENIASKAVRAAQGSVLTNKYAEGYPGHRYYGGCQYVDVVETLAIDRAKELFGAEYANVQPHSGSQANEAAYAAFLQPGDVILGMDLNAGGHLTHGAKVSFSGKIYHSYAYGLNHETERLDFDAIREIAQEVQPKMIVAGASAYSRIIDWNEFRKIADEVGAYLMVDMAHIAGLVAAGLHPNPVGIADVVTTTTHKTLRGPRGGLILSQAKYAKQLNSAVFPRTQGGPLEHVIAGKAAAFHENLQPDFHDYMAQVIKNAQAMADEFNQSDHIRVVSGGTDNHLLNIDLTDTELTGKDAQNLLDSVNITTNKEALPNEQRSPFVTSGVRLGTPAITSRGFKEADARAVAQLIIKTVEHSDDEQILDEVRAAVQALCQSHPITR; this is translated from the coding sequence ATGACAGAAGAATACCAACGTTTAGATCCACAGTTATGGGATGCCATTCAGAATGAAGGAATCCGGCAGGAAGATACGATTGAATTAATTGCATCCGAAAACATCGCGTCTAAAGCGGTTCGGGCTGCTCAAGGATCCGTGTTAACCAACAAGTACGCCGAAGGTTATCCAGGCCACCGCTATTACGGTGGTTGTCAGTACGTTGATGTGGTAGAAACCTTAGCCATTGACCGGGCCAAAGAACTCTTTGGCGCAGAATATGCGAACGTCCAACCCCACTCAGGTTCCCAAGCGAACGAAGCTGCGTATGCTGCGTTCTTGCAACCAGGCGATGTGATTCTAGGGATGGATTTAAATGCCGGGGGCCATTTAACTCACGGAGCTAAGGTTAGCTTTTCGGGTAAAATCTACCATTCTTATGCCTATGGTTTAAACCACGAAACGGAACGCTTGGACTTTGATGCCATTCGAGAAATTGCCCAAGAAGTGCAACCAAAAATGATTGTGGCTGGGGCCTCTGCATACAGTCGAATCATTGACTGGAATGAATTTCGCAAGATTGCGGACGAAGTGGGAGCTTATTTAATGGTAGATATGGCCCACATTGCCGGGTTAGTGGCAGCGGGATTGCATCCCAATCCAGTCGGAATTGCGGACGTGGTGACCACCACGACGCATAAGACCCTGCGTGGACCACGTGGTGGCTTGATTTTGTCGCAAGCAAAGTACGCCAAACAATTAAATTCGGCGGTGTTCCCACGCACTCAAGGAGGTCCATTAGAACATGTGATTGCTGGGAAAGCAGCTGCCTTTCACGAGAATCTGCAACCTGATTTTCACGACTACATGGCTCAAGTAATTAAAAACGCACAAGCCATGGCGGATGAGTTTAACCAATCTGACCACATTCGGGTCGTATCGGGGGGAACTGATAACCACCTCTTAAACATTGATCTAACTGATACGGAATTAACAGGGAAGGACGCCCAAAACCTGTTGGATTCCGTTAATATTACTACTAACAAAGAAGCCCTTCCAAACGAGCAACGGAGTCCGTTTGTGACGAGTGGAGTGCGATTAGGGACGCCAGCGATTACCTCACGGGGCTTTAAGGAAGCCGACGCTAGAGCTGTAGCCCAATTAATTATTAAGACGGTTGAGCATTCTGATGATGAACAAATCCTAGACGAGGTTCGTGCAGCTGTGCAAGCCTTATGTCAATCTCATCCCATTACACGGTAG
- the prmC gene encoding peptide chain release factor N(5)-glutamine methyltransferase gives MLKPNATPFEALRWASLCFKEQNIDPSEARYLLMGQLGWNQTQLLSNYRTPLTPTQVTEFGKNVRRRAAGEPAQYILGRAPFYGLELRVTPAVLIPRPETEELVDWILQDHRETKLRVLDVGTGSGAIALALKQARPQWSITASDISPDALAVAEQNAEELGLAVNFVTSDLLEGLPQQQFDVIVSNPPYIADAEANVMDRTVLDYEPRLALFAPHDGLALYERLAHSVAPYLTVTGAVYLEIGYHQGAAVQSLWRQQFPTADVELRRDLAGQDRMVRIQLEKKGL, from the coding sequence ATGCTTAAGCCGAACGCGACTCCCTTTGAAGCCCTTCGTTGGGCTTCTTTGTGTTTTAAAGAGCAGAACATTGATCCTTCAGAAGCTCGTTACCTGTTGATGGGGCAGTTAGGTTGGAATCAGACCCAGTTATTAAGTAACTACCGGACGCCACTTACACCTACCCAAGTGACAGAGTTTGGCAAAAACGTGCGCCGACGAGCCGCCGGTGAGCCGGCACAGTATATCTTGGGTCGCGCGCCCTTTTATGGACTAGAGCTGCGGGTAACCCCCGCGGTCCTGATTCCCCGCCCGGAAACGGAAGAATTGGTCGACTGGATCTTGCAGGATCATCGGGAAACAAAGTTACGAGTCCTAGACGTGGGAACCGGAAGTGGGGCGATTGCTTTAGCGCTGAAGCAGGCGCGTCCGCAGTGGTCGATTACGGCGAGTGATATTTCGCCGGATGCACTAGCAGTTGCCGAGCAAAATGCCGAGGAGCTGGGCTTGGCGGTTAACTTTGTGACGAGTGATCTGTTAGAGGGTTTACCGCAGCAACAATTTGACGTGATTGTATCGAATCCACCTTACATTGCCGATGCAGAGGCGAATGTGATGGATCGAACGGTTTTAGACTACGAACCCCGTTTGGCCCTGTTTGCACCCCACGACGGATTAGCGTTGTACGAACGACTAGCGCACAGCGTTGCGCCGTATCTTACGGTAACCGGAGCAGTTTACCTAGAAATTGGTTATCACCAGGGGGCTGCGGTGCAATCTCTCTGGCGCCAACAGTTTCCGACGGCTGACGTCGAGCTTCGGCGGGATTTAGCCGGACAGGATCGAATGGTACGGATTCAATTAGAAAAGAAGGGATTATAA
- the prfA gene encoding peptide chain release factor 1: MDQIFDKLQAVSDRYDELNELISDPEVIADTQRFMKLSKEEGGLRETVETYHHYQDVSTALDEDQELLQEKLDDDMTEMVKGEIADLEKEKAELEQKLKILLIPTDPNDEKNIIMEIHGAAGGDEASLFAADLYNMYVKYAEMQGWQVEIIDEADTEVGGFKEIVLMITGNKVYSKLKYENGAHRVQRVPETESAGRVHTSTATVGVMPEEEDVDIDIDPADIRTDVYRSSGAGGQHINKTSSAVRMTHLPTGIVVAMQDERSQQQNRAKAMTVLRARVYDYYKQQEEDEYNAQRKSAVGTGDRSERIRTYNFPQNRVTDHRIGLTLNKLDKVLAGDLNEIIDALIISDQAEKLEHLNDADA; the protein is encoded by the coding sequence ATGGATCAAATTTTTGATAAATTACAAGCGGTTTCTGATCGTTACGACGAACTGAATGAGTTAATCAGTGACCCCGAAGTAATTGCAGATACGCAACGGTTTATGAAGTTGTCCAAGGAAGAGGGCGGACTGCGCGAGACCGTTGAAACTTATCACCACTACCAAGACGTTAGTACCGCGCTCGACGAAGACCAGGAATTGTTACAAGAAAAACTCGATGACGACATGACCGAAATGGTGAAAGGTGAGATTGCGGACTTAGAAAAAGAAAAAGCCGAATTAGAGCAAAAGCTCAAGATTTTGCTGATTCCGACGGATCCCAACGACGAAAAAAATATCATCATGGAAATCCACGGGGCGGCCGGAGGAGACGAGGCCAGCCTGTTCGCAGCTGATTTGTACAATATGTACGTGAAGTATGCTGAAATGCAAGGGTGGCAGGTTGAAATCATCGACGAAGCCGATACCGAAGTGGGTGGTTTTAAAGAAATCGTGTTGATGATTACCGGAAATAAAGTTTATTCCAAACTGAAATACGAAAACGGTGCTCATCGGGTACAACGGGTACCAGAAACGGAATCCGCTGGCCGGGTGCACACTTCAACTGCGACGGTGGGAGTTATGCCCGAAGAAGAAGACGTGGACATTGACATCGATCCCGCTGACATTCGGACGGATGTGTACCGGTCTTCTGGGGCCGGTGGTCAGCACATTAACAAGACGTCGTCTGCGGTGCGGATGACCCACTTGCCAACTGGAATCGTGGTTGCCATGCAGGATGAACGATCGCAACAACAAAACCGGGCCAAAGCCATGACCGTATTGCGGGCGCGGGTGTACGATTACTACAAGCAACAAGAAGAAGACGAATATAACGCCCAACGAAAATCCGCAGTGGGAACTGGAGATCGTTCCGAACGAATTCGGACCTACAACTTCCCGCAAAACCGGGTGACCGATCACCGGATTGGGTTGACCTTAAACAAGTTAGATAAAGTATTAGCGGGTGACTTAAACGAAATTATCGACGCTTTGATTATTTCTGATCAAGCAGAGAAGTTGGAGCATTTAAACGATGCCGATGCTTAA
- a CDS encoding Mur ligase family protein, with amino-acid sequence MTLRSELATLAGRSSYWFLHNFMGGGSSLPGKITTAIDPDVLQEIGKNYEVIIVSGTNGKTLTTALVVQVLKEKYDNIVTNKTGSNMVQGITSTFLEAKRPTKGKKGIAVLEVDEANVKPIVEKIKPKMFVLTNIFRDQLDRYGEIYTTYQKILDGIKLAPDAVVLANGDEPIFHSKELPNPQVYYGFSNEPAKGDMKAAPNTDGILCPVCQHLLHYHYIVYANLGDYFCPNCGFQRPDLRFKVTDVSERTPKDSKFAIDGNQYEIGVGGTYNIYNALAAYAVGREVGIQPDQIRHAFDNNQRLFGRQEEINVEGKDVSIILVKNPVGTNQVIDLLATEPDSFSFVGLLNAEYADGIDTSWIWDGEFERLPAMDIKQFETGGKRYKDITFRLKVAGVPDDKHTIQPDLGQVIEDIKHMPTQKVYILATYTAMMEMRARLMKQGYIKGGK; translated from the coding sequence ATGACATTAAGAAGTGAACTTGCAACGTTAGCCGGTCGTTCCTCGTACTGGTTCTTGCATAACTTCATGGGTGGTGGAAGCTCCCTCCCCGGAAAGATTACCACTGCCATTGATCCAGATGTCTTACAGGAAATCGGCAAAAATTACGAAGTTATCATCGTGAGTGGTACCAACGGAAAGACGTTGACCACGGCGCTAGTGGTCCAGGTTTTAAAGGAAAAATACGATAACATCGTAACCAATAAAACGGGTTCCAACATGGTGCAGGGGATTACCTCAACCTTTCTTGAAGCCAAACGTCCCACCAAAGGCAAAAAGGGAATCGCGGTCCTCGAAGTTGACGAAGCCAACGTCAAACCGATTGTGGAAAAGATTAAACCAAAGATGTTTGTTTTAACTAACATCTTTCGGGATCAACTCGATCGGTACGGTGAAATTTATACCACCTACCAAAAGATTCTCGATGGAATCAAATTGGCGCCCGATGCCGTGGTCTTAGCCAACGGTGACGAACCCATTTTCCATTCCAAAGAACTCCCGAACCCGCAGGTTTACTACGGTTTTTCTAACGAACCCGCTAAGGGCGACATGAAGGCCGCACCTAATACCGATGGAATTTTGTGTCCAGTATGTCAGCACTTATTGCACTATCACTACATTGTTTATGCTAACCTCGGGGACTACTTCTGCCCGAACTGTGGTTTCCAACGACCGGATCTCCGCTTTAAAGTTACGGACGTTTCGGAACGGACTCCCAAGGATTCCAAGTTTGCCATCGACGGCAATCAGTACGAAATCGGCGTTGGCGGAACCTACAACATTTACAATGCGCTAGCTGCCTACGCGGTGGGTCGTGAAGTTGGCATTCAACCAGACCAGATTCGCCACGCCTTTGACAATAACCAACGCCTCTTTGGGCGGCAGGAAGAAATTAACGTGGAAGGTAAAGACGTCAGCATCATCTTGGTCAAGAATCCGGTGGGAACCAACCAAGTGATTGATCTACTGGCAACGGAACCGGATTCCTTCTCCTTTGTCGGTCTGTTAAACGCGGAATATGCCGACGGAATTGATACTAGTTGGATCTGGGATGGCGAATTTGAACGCTTGCCAGCCATGGATATCAAGCAGTTTGAGACCGGGGGAAAACGTTATAAAGACATTACCTTCCGACTGAAGGTCGCCGGTGTTCCTGATGACAAACACACCATTCAACCCGACCTAGGCCAGGTAATTGAAGACATCAAACACATGCCAACTCAAAAAGTTTACATTTTAGCGACCTACACCGCCATGATGGAAATGCGGGCCCGCTTAATGAAGCAAGGTTACATTAAGGGAGGAAAATAA
- the alsS gene encoding acetolactate synthase AlsS: MNGAEALVQSMINQGIQYCFGIPGAKVDQLFEALEYCPDERAPKLIVTRHEQDAVFMAAAIGRLTGKPGVAMVTSGPGVSNLATGLLTATTEGDPVIALGGQVPQDDINRATHQAARNTDILRDVTKSSVEIHDANNASEVFTNAYQTAMAPKQGATFISLPQNVLAEEVTRPVLQPLGNVDHGRAGKATLTAITERIQKAKRPVILAGMRASAPANTQAIRDLIQKYALPVVETFQGAGVVSKDLVDHYFGRIGLFKNQLGDSILRDSDLVLTVGYDPVEYEPRNWHNDDTPIINIDDVQTELSNDFQPVIDTQTSVAKTLESITDALPDQPEFPADTLNELNRLRSEYEKIDEENYRQYEQAGDQERLNPLNLLEVVQKNVTEDTPITVDIGSHYIWMARYFKSYQPRTLLFSDGMQTLGVSLPWAIAASLVRPNQKIVSVSGDGGFLFSGQELETAVRLNSNIVQLIWNDSHYDMVRFQEIAKYGKDSGVDFNNINYAEIANGYGATGIRVNNLDEFEHAFKKAMKTDGPVVIDIPVDYSNNIKLKTSKLL, from the coding sequence ATGAACGGTGCCGAAGCGCTCGTCCAATCAATGATTAACCAAGGCATCCAATATTGCTTTGGAATCCCTGGGGCCAAAGTCGATCAATTGTTCGAGGCCCTCGAGTATTGTCCAGATGAACGTGCACCTAAACTCATTGTAACACGCCACGAACAGGATGCTGTTTTCATGGCAGCTGCCATTGGTCGGTTAACCGGCAAGCCTGGCGTGGCCATGGTTACTTCCGGACCTGGCGTTAGCAACTTAGCCACCGGATTACTGACGGCAACTACCGAAGGTGATCCCGTGATTGCTTTAGGGGGTCAAGTTCCGCAAGACGACATTAACCGGGCCACCCACCAGGCCGCTCGAAATACTGACATTCTGCGTGACGTAACCAAGAGCAGCGTTGAGATTCACGATGCCAACAATGCTTCTGAAGTCTTTACCAACGCATACCAAACGGCCATGGCGCCTAAACAAGGGGCAACTTTCATCTCCCTGCCCCAAAACGTACTGGCCGAAGAAGTCACCCGTCCTGTTTTGCAACCCTTGGGTAATGTGGACCACGGTCGGGCTGGAAAGGCCACTTTAACTGCCATTACCGAGCGGATTCAAAAAGCCAAACGTCCGGTGATTTTAGCCGGCATGCGTGCTTCTGCCCCAGCTAATACGCAGGCCATCCGTGATCTGATTCAAAAATATGCCCTGCCCGTCGTTGAAACTTTCCAAGGCGCCGGCGTCGTTTCCAAGGACCTAGTTGACCACTACTTTGGCCGGATTGGCCTCTTTAAGAACCAACTGGGTGATTCGATTCTGCGTGATAGTGACCTTGTCTTGACGGTCGGTTACGATCCAGTGGAATACGAACCACGGAACTGGCACAACGATGATACGCCAATCATCAACATTGATGACGTCCAAACGGAACTGTCCAACGATTTTCAACCAGTGATTGATACCCAAACCAGTGTAGCCAAGACGTTGGAATCCATTACGGATGCCCTTCCCGATCAACCAGAATTCCCTGCCGATACGTTGAATGAGTTAAACCGCTTGCGCAGTGAATACGAGAAGATTGACGAAGAAAACTACCGTCAGTACGAACAAGCTGGTGATCAAGAACGTTTGAATCCGTTGAACTTGCTGGAAGTGGTCCAAAAAAACGTTACCGAAGACACGCCCATCACGGTTGACATTGGCAGTCACTACATTTGGATGGCACGCTACTTTAAGTCTTACCAACCACGGACGTTGCTATTCAGTGACGGAATGCAAACGCTCGGAGTCTCATTGCCATGGGCCATTGCCGCTTCGTTAGTTCGTCCGAACCAAAAAATCGTGTCCGTCTCTGGTGACGGGGGCTTCTTGTTCTCTGGTCAAGAACTAGAAACCGCAGTGCGGTTGAACTCCAACATCGTTCAGTTAATTTGGAACGACTCCCACTATGACATGGTGCGCTTCCAAGAAATTGCGAAGTACGGTAAGGACTCTGGAGTTGATTTCAATAACATCAACTACGCCGAAATTGCCAATGGTTACGGCGCTACCGGAATCCGGGTTAACAACCTCGATGAATTTGAGCATGCCTTCAAGAAAGCCATGAAGACCGATGGACCAGTCGTAATTGATATTCCGGTGGATTACTCGAATAACATTAAGTTGAAGACGTCGAAGCTGCTGTAA
- a CDS encoding serine hydrolase domain-containing protein, whose translation MRFAQTQAEIRQMIADQTIPGASYAMVTGLNVQSFVQGYQQLQPTTQPLRENQLYDLASLTKVMGTLPVMMKLLEQQKVGIDDSITNYLPEWKHPQVTIRHLLTHTSNIEGYIPNRNQLNMNQLRTALLGLDVGPDLGHKMHYQDVNYIFLGWIAGVVCGLPIQPLIKHMVLEPLGLIDSTFHPDVRKTVPTTYDEQTGTNRVGQVHDPKAQILGSDCGSAGLFSSLRDVTRFAQWMLQLTPPGKVYTPEIFADMYKDQTPMQDGSRSFGWRLGNYQGHRYIWQGGYTGTLLLLVPGRKSALVFLSNRVHPQVNEHFMAARNRMIDSYLAELF comes from the coding sequence ATGCGGTTTGCGCAGACGCAGGCAGAGATTCGGCAAATGATCGCCGACCAAACCATTCCAGGCGCCTCGTATGCCATGGTGACGGGTCTGAACGTCCAATCTTTTGTGCAGGGCTACCAACAGCTCCAACCGACGACCCAGCCGTTGCGCGAGAATCAGTTGTACGATTTAGCATCGTTAACCAAGGTAATGGGGACGTTACCAGTAATGATGAAGTTGCTTGAGCAGCAAAAGGTGGGAATCGATGATTCCATTACTAACTACCTGCCGGAGTGGAAGCATCCCCAGGTGACGATTCGCCATTTATTGACCCATACGTCCAACATTGAAGGGTACATCCCCAATCGCAACCAGTTAAACATGAACCAACTTCGAACCGCATTGCTAGGTTTGGATGTGGGACCTGATTTGGGGCACAAAATGCACTACCAGGATGTCAATTACATCTTTTTGGGTTGGATTGCCGGGGTGGTGTGTGGATTGCCGATTCAGCCGTTGATTAAGCACATGGTGCTCGAACCATTGGGACTGATTGATTCTACGTTTCACCCGGATGTGCGCAAGACGGTCCCGACCACGTATGACGAACAAACGGGAACCAATCGGGTCGGACAGGTGCATGATCCAAAAGCCCAAATTTTGGGCTCTGATTGTGGTTCCGCCGGGCTCTTTAGTTCGCTACGGGATGTCACCCGGTTTGCCCAGTGGATGTTACAACTCACTCCACCTGGCAAGGTCTACACGCCGGAGATATTTGCGGATATGTACAAGGACCAAACGCCGATGCAGGATGGCAGTCGCTCGTTTGGTTGGCGTTTAGGTAACTATCAGGGGCACCGTTACATCTGGCAGGGTGGGTATACGGGCACGTTATTGTTATTAGTGCCGGGCCGAAAAAGTGCACTGGTCTTTTTATCGAATCGGGTCCATCCGCAGGTTAACGAACACTTTATGGCAGCACGGAACCGGATGATTGACAGTTATTTAGCGGAACTATTTTAA
- the budA gene encoding acetolactate decarboxylase: protein MNQNLLYQHSTLADLTAGLFSGTMLVSELLKHGDTGIGTGDGLDGELIILNGTLYQVTSTGVVNVLQPDDQVPFATVNFANYQPETAIQEQTRDETLAQIAGRHPWQNLFYSFQLTGKFSYMKTRSVKKQSKPYPTLEQAANDQAMFETHDVTGTMLGYYAPQLYNGVAVGGFHYHFLADDHDFGGHVLDFTVADAKLSMQAFTDLQEHFPATNPEFLNFDFAKHNDVASQIKNAEQ from the coding sequence ATGAATCAGAATTTATTATACCAGCATTCAACCCTCGCTGACCTAACTGCCGGCTTGTTTTCTGGAACCATGCTCGTTTCGGAACTCTTGAAACACGGTGATACCGGGATTGGAACCGGGGACGGCTTGGACGGAGAATTAATCATTTTAAACGGAACTTTGTACCAGGTAACGTCGACAGGAGTCGTGAACGTCTTACAACCAGACGATCAAGTTCCGTTTGCAACGGTCAACTTTGCTAATTATCAACCAGAAACAGCTATCCAAGAGCAAACGCGCGATGAAACGCTAGCCCAAATTGCCGGTCGTCATCCGTGGCAAAACTTATTCTATTCCTTCCAATTAACCGGAAAGTTTAGTTACATGAAGACCCGATCGGTGAAAAAACAAAGCAAGCCGTATCCAACGTTGGAACAAGCGGCTAACGATCAGGCCATGTTTGAAACGCACGATGTCACCGGAACAATGCTCGGTTACTATGCTCCACAACTGTACAATGGGGTGGCAGTTGGTGGTTTTCACTACCACTTCCTTGCCGATGACCACGACTTTGGGGGCCACGTCTTAGACTTTACGGTAGCCGATGCTAAACTAAGCATGCAGGCCTTTACCGATTTGCAGGAACATTTCCCCGCTACTAATCCCGAATTTTTAAACTTTGACTTTGCTAAGCACAACGACGTGGCTAGTCAAATTAAAAACGCCGAACAATAA
- a CDS encoding type 1 glutamine amidotransferase codes for MTMNIRVAHLYGDLMNTYGDIGNILTLRFYAKQIGVEVTDQIVSLEDDFKADDFDFAVFGGGQDFEQMVVAKDLPNKKDEIIKFIEQNKPLIAVCGGYQMLGKYYVDASGRKLPGISAMNHYTEQQHEHRFIGNIEIQNEATGQKYHGFENHQGITFLGDDEHALGKVLKGYGNNGEDHTEGAVHKNTIGTYFHGPIMARNGNFSKQMMFEALENKYPDYDFTDLKAKVKPESY; via the coding sequence ATGACCATGAACATCCGGGTTGCCCATCTATACGGGGACTTAATGAATACCTACGGTGATATTGGTAACATTCTGACCCTGCGTTTTTACGCCAAACAAATCGGTGTAGAAGTGACCGACCAAATCGTTAGCCTCGAAGATGATTTTAAGGCCGACGACTTTGACTTTGCCGTGTTTGGGGGTGGCCAAGACTTTGAACAGATGGTGGTGGCCAAGGATTTACCCAACAAAAAAGATGAAATCATTAAGTTCATCGAACAAAACAAGCCGTTAATCGCGGTTTGTGGTGGCTACCAAATGCTGGGTAAATACTACGTGGACGCAAGCGGTCGCAAGCTTCCTGGAATTAGTGCGATGAACCACTACACTGAACAACAACACGAACACCGTTTTATCGGGAACATCGAGATTCAAAACGAAGCAACCGGGCAAAAATACCACGGATTTGAAAATCACCAAGGAATCACCTTCCTGGGTGACGACGAACACGCGCTGGGAAAAGTGCTGAAGGGTTACGGGAACAACGGTGAAGATCATACTGAAGGAGCCGTCCACAAGAACACGATTGGAACCTACTTCCATGGTCCCATCATGGCGCGGAACGGAAACTTCTCCAAGCAAATGATGTTTGAAGCCTTAGAAAATAAATATCCTGATTATGATTTCACGGACTTGAAAGCCAAAGTTAAACCAGAATCATACTAA
- a CDS encoding L-threonylcarbamoyladenylate synthase, translating into METKIFTPAEIPAAAAAINQGNLVAFPTETVYGLGADATNVAAVKKVYAAKGRPSDNPLIVHVADQATVRHYAKEITPAVQKLMDTFWPGPLTIILPLKEDALAPQVTGGLKTAAFRNPNQEATLDLIRAAGVPLVGPSANTSGKPSPTLAEHVYHDLNGKIAGILDAGPTDFGVESTVIDMSTDHPAILRPGAVMRSELEAVIGPVEDQLHHVNQAEVPKAPGMKYTHYSPAADVQIVDPELDWETVIVWCRQQDAKIGILAPEMTIKRYKWPRNVVTYTLGTNVQSASHLLFAGLRTFDLDDSFATILVQGFPTTGLGEAYMNRLNKAAGQHHFGDTATN; encoded by the coding sequence ATGGAAACAAAAATCTTTACACCGGCAGAAATTCCTGCTGCTGCCGCGGCAATCAACCAAGGGAATTTGGTGGCCTTTCCCACGGAGACGGTCTACGGATTGGGAGCTGATGCGACGAACGTGGCGGCCGTGAAGAAAGTTTACGCTGCGAAGGGTCGCCCCAGTGACAATCCGTTGATTGTGCACGTGGCGGACCAAGCGACGGTGCGCCATTATGCTAAAGAGATTACACCGGCCGTACAAAAACTAATGGATACGTTTTGGCCGGGCCCACTGACGATTATCTTACCTTTAAAGGAAGACGCGCTGGCTCCGCAAGTAACCGGGGGTTTGAAGACGGCAGCGTTTCGAAATCCCAATCAGGAAGCAACCTTGGATTTGATTCGAGCAGCTGGAGTTCCGTTAGTAGGGCCCTCGGCCAACACCTCTGGAAAACCGAGCCCAACCTTAGCCGAGCACGTTTATCATGATTTAAACGGCAAAATTGCCGGAATTTTAGACGCGGGACCCACCGACTTTGGCGTAGAATCGACCGTCATTGATATGTCCACGGACCATCCAGCCATTCTCCGACCCGGTGCTGTAATGCGCTCGGAGCTAGAGGCGGTCATTGGACCGGTAGAAGACCAGTTACATCACGTAAACCAGGCTGAGGTTCCAAAAGCTCCTGGGATGAAGTACACGCACTACTCACCCGCCGCTGACGTCCAAATTGTAGATCCTGAGTTAGATTGGGAAACGGTGATTGTCTGGTGTCGGCAACAAGACGCTAAAATTGGCATTTTAGCCCCGGAAATGACAATTAAACGGTACAAATGGCCGCGTAATGTAGTAACATATACCCTGGGAACGAACGTTCAATCCGCTAGCCATCTTTTGTTCGCTGGTTTACGAACGTTTGACCTGGATGATTCGTTTGCGACAATCCTAGTTCAAGGTTTTCCAACCACAGGTTTAGGGGAAGCGTACATGAATCGACTCAATAAGGCAGCTGGTCAGCATCATTTTGGCGACACAGCGACAAATTAA